From the Babylonia areolata isolate BAREFJ2019XMU chromosome 15, ASM4173473v1, whole genome shotgun sequence genome, one window contains:
- the LOC143290362 gene encoding GATA zinc finger domain-containing protein 1-like: MPFGIKPVCISCRVTTSTIWRKGANQEILCNSCGLKQASNGGKDSATNGNSTNTKNENGSGNGNQGNNSQGGPVLRKSARIKPGKSKVQAATKALATKGKSRRIIFKKSQPIKAPRSVATVVTGSSIFYDGQYYQVGDIVSLVDHEGGVFYAQLRGFMCDQYGEKSAVITWLVPTQNSPQDRFDASTYVLGPEEDIPRKMEYMDFVCHAPSEYFKALRTPYPVIGSQPDLCFIWTSLGPEIRTTPSRDEIFGVKDEGEDAASTASDAPSSSGRGGRDKDREKKDDRKVVKMECD; this comes from the exons ATGCCATTTGGAATAAAACCTGTCTGCATTTCCTGTAGAGTTACAACCTCAACAATATGGAGGAAAGGAGCAAATCAGGAGATTCTGTGCAATTCGTGTGGTCTGAAGCAGGCGTCGAATGGTGGAAAAGATTCGGCCACAAATGGGAACTCCACCAACACGAAGAACGAAAATGGCTCTGGGAATGGAAACCAGGGCAACAACAGTCAAGGAGGCCCAGTTCTGCGGAAAAGTGCACGTATAAAACCAGGGAAGAGCAAAGTGCAAGCAGCAACGAAAGCCCTTGCAACGAAAGGGAAAAGCCGACGCATTATATTCAAGAAGAGT CAACCTATCAAGGCTCCAAGGTCTGTGGCAACCGTCGTAACTGGTAGCAGTATTTTCTATGAT GGTCAGTATTACCAGGTGGGAGACATTGTATCCCTTGTGGACCACGAGGGGGGAGTGTTTTACGCACAGCTGCGAGGGTTCATGTGTGACCAGTACGGGGAAAAGAGTGCGGTGATCACCTGGCTTGTACCCACACAAAACAGCCCCCAGGACAGATTTGATGCTTCCACCTATGTTTTGG GTCCCGAAGAGGACATTCCCCGCAAGATGGAGTACATGGACTTTGTGTGCCACGCCCCCTCAGAGTACTTCAAGGCCCTCAGGACGCCCTACCCCGTGATAGGCTCCCAGCCTGACCTGTGCTTCATCTGGACCTCCCTGGGGCCCGAGATCCGCACCACCCCCTCCCGGGACGAGATCTTTGGCGTGAAGGATGAAGGTGAAGACGCAGCTTCCACTGCGAGTGATGCTCCGTCGTCCTCAGGGAGAGGGGGCcgggacaaggacagagagaaaaaagacgacaggaaagtggtgaAAATGGAGTGTGATTAG